Proteins encoded within one genomic window of Desulfatiglans sp.:
- a CDS encoding efflux RND transporter periplasmic adaptor subunit — MIKKYVMITIVILCVVAVGTFIYLSSHTDHNNSEIEHLKGHGDKHSHYTPMPTEDHGDHDIHRHDDQGDSELMHVRITRAQSDQFCIKIAEAAQGFLNRTIRVPGELKLNEDRVAHISTQFSGIVRRNMAQIGGLVAAGQVLAVLDSRELAEARAAYLAAVERKKLANDIFKREERLWEKQITSEIEYLSARLTLAERDIDESSARHQLLALGVQNNVTEPASSSLSHYELRSPISGWVLENNFAFGESFQGGAVLFKIADLSTVWIDLSVSSENLGELRKGLPIEIEISTEKKIDAEITYVAPVIEKESRTAIVRAIIKNEEDSLRPGLFVNADIRLPSWNITLLLPKESVQIVHDHPCVFVWKDGQFELREVVPGVSDRRHTEILQGLKAGELVAVENAFHLKAEYIKTAAGDNGSHHGHSH, encoded by the coding sequence ATGATTAAAAAATATGTGATGATAACAATTGTCATCCTTTGTGTAGTTGCTGTTGGAACTTTTATATACCTGAGCTCACACACAGATCATAATAATAGTGAGATAGAACATCTGAAAGGGCATGGCGATAAGCACAGCCATTATACGCCAATGCCCACGGAAGATCATGGAGATCATGACATTCACAGACATGATGATCAGGGGGATAGCGAACTGATGCATGTCAGGATTACCAGGGCACAGTCTGATCAATTCTGCATAAAAATTGCCGAAGCTGCTCAGGGGTTTTTAAATCGTACCATTCGAGTGCCGGGTGAGTTAAAGCTTAATGAAGATCGGGTGGCACATATATCAACTCAGTTTTCCGGGATTGTACGCCGTAACATGGCACAGATTGGAGGCCTTGTAGCAGCGGGGCAGGTTCTGGCAGTGCTTGATAGCCGGGAGCTGGCTGAGGCCAGGGCCGCTTATCTTGCCGCCGTGGAACGGAAAAAGCTGGCAAACGATATTTTTAAAAGGGAGGAGCGCCTGTGGGAAAAGCAGATAACAAGTGAAATTGAATATCTCTCGGCCCGGCTGACGCTTGCAGAAAGAGATATAGATGAGAGTTCGGCCCGCCACCAGCTTCTTGCCCTGGGGGTTCAAAATAATGTAACGGAACCTGCCTCTTCATCACTCTCTCATTATGAACTCAGGTCGCCTATTTCCGGGTGGGTTCTTGAAAATAATTTTGCCTTTGGAGAATCTTTTCAAGGCGGCGCGGTTCTTTTTAAAATAGCCGATCTTTCCACCGTATGGATTGACCTATCGGTCAGCAGTGAAAATTTAGGGGAACTGCGAAAAGGATTACCGATCGAAATTGAAATATCCACAGAGAAAAAGATAGATGCGGAAATTACTTATGTGGCGCCGGTTATTGAAAAGGAATCCAGAACAGCGATTGTACGTGCGATAATAAAAAATGAAGAGGACTCGCTGCGTCCTGGCCTCTTTGTGAATGCGGATATAAGGCTTCCATCCTGGAACATAACGCTCCTGCTTCCCAAAGAGAGCGTGCAGATTGTTCACGATCATCCCTGCGTGTTTGTATGGAAAGATGGTCAATTTGAACTGCGGGAAGTTGTGCCCGGGGTTTCAGACAGGAGGCACACCGAGATATTACAAGGGCTTAAAGCCGGCGAACTGGTAGCTGTCGAGAATGCTTTTCACCTCAAGGCTGAGTATATCAAAACGGCTGCGGGGGACAATGGTTCTCACCATGGACATTCTCATTGA